A single region of the Brachypodium distachyon strain Bd21 chromosome 3, Brachypodium_distachyon_v3.0, whole genome shotgun sequence genome encodes:
- the LOC100841546 gene encoding zinc finger MYM-type protein 1-like — protein MKKNMDLKSLWARASKARKLASTSTPKSTPVDAESQPRNNSNALSNDGLQVVPVHAQIHPITEDDESGDQDVESLASNIIQYQSEAVSEKSCLIHALKCLRFLLKQGLAVHGHYESEGFNEGNFVELCKWMAETDARVKGVVLKNTQRNYKLIDQNKQEQLANSCAKETSRLIIEDLGDDYFATLVYESTDLCQQEELSLCLRYVDKKGIVVERFLGIVEVEDATSLTVQTTIENLLMEHSLSFSMIRGLGYDGTSNMKGYDNGLKKLIMDESPSAYYVHCFARQLQLTLVAVAKENTHGGWLFYHVEYLLNVLRICREKIRMLTVPQAKYIIEALVLDKVETEECSNQQISLGSPSDTRCGSCYRTVMHIISLYPSIGQILTIIGEEHDGIEAARCQTMMTSFESFRFVFMAHLLQTILEYTDDLCTALQKRDQDIVHAIDLVYVTKEWFQLLREDDGWEGFLQKVTSFCVKHEIEVVDMDVLYEPIGRSSRLYRTAKNLHYYHVDMFLDVIDRQLQELDHMFDEVNTELLLCVASFNPADSFAAYDEDRLVKLAHFYPKDFSKAELLHLPYQLTTFVADMRSNKRFREVKNLVEVSVKLVETKKDQVYQLVYKLLKLVLLLPVATATVERNMSSVKYVEYKASNKMSGQCMNDCLVTFLEGDFFLQVQDDAIISRFQATPSVP, from the coding sequence atgaaaaaaaacatggattTGAAATCGTTGTGGGCTAGGGCTTCAAAAGCACGGAAGCTAGCTTCTACCTCAACACCAAAATCCACACCGGTTGATGCCGAAAGCCAACCTCGCAATAACAGCAATGCTCTTTCCAATGATGGGCTGCAGGTGGTACCAGTGCATGCACAAATACACCCAATCACAGAGGATGATGAATCCGGTGACCAAGATGTTGAGTCCCTTGCTTCAAACATTATACAATACCAGTCTGAGGCTGTATCTGAGAAATCCTGTTTGATCCATGCACTGAAGTGCTTGAGATTTCTTTTGAAACAAGGGTTGGCTGTTCATGGACATTATGAAAGTGAGGGATTTAATGAAGGGAATTTTGTTGAGCTTTGCAAGTGGATGGCAGAAACTGATGCAAGAGTTAAAGGGGTGGTTTTAAAAAATACTCAAAGAAACTATAAATTGATCGATCAGAACAAACAGGAACAACTCGCCAACTCCTGTGCCAAAGAAACCTCAAGGCTTATCATTGAAGATCTCGGTGATGATTATTTTGCAACACTTGTTTATGAATCTACTGATCTGTGCCAACAAGAAGAATTGTCTCTCTGCTTGCGATATGTTGATAAAAAAGGAATTGTAGTGGAAAGGTTTCTTGGTATTGTTGAAGTTGAAGACGCCACCTCTTTGACAGTTCAAACAACAATTGAGAACCTACTTATGGAACACTCTTTGAGCTTTTCTATGATCCGTGGGCTGGGGTATGATGGAACTAGTAACATGAAGGGTTATGATAATGGTTTGAAGAAACTAATTATGGATGAATCCCCATCTGCTTATTATGTCCATTGCTTTGCCCGTCAACTTCAGTTAACACTCGTTGCTGTTGCTAAGGAGAATACTCATGGTGGTTGGCTGTTTTATCATGTTGAATATTTGTTGAATGTTCTTCGTATATGTCGTGAAAAGATACGAATGCTTACAGTACCTCAAGCTAAGTATATCATTGAAGCATTGGTATTGGATAAAGTTGAAACTGAAGAGTGCTCGAATCAACAGATAAGCTTGGGAAGTCCTTCTGATACTCGTTGCGGTTCTTGCTATAGAACTGTGATGCACATTATCTCTCTGTATCCTTCAATTGGACAAATTCTCACAATCATTGGAGAAGAACATGATGGCATAGAAGCTGCAAGATGTCAAACCATGATGACATCATTCGAGTCCTTTAGGTTTGTTTTTATGGCACACTTGTTGCAAACTATATTGGAGTATACAGATGACTTGTGCACTGCTTTGCAAAAGAGGGATCAAGATATTGTTCATGCTATTGATCTTGTTTATGTGACAAAGGAATGGTTTCAGTTACTGCGGGAAGATGATGGATGGGAAGGTTTTCTTCAAAAGGTCACTTCTTTTTGTGTGAAACATGAGATCGAAGTTGTTGACATGGATGTTTTGTATGAGCCGATTGGCAGATCTTCAAGGCTCTACAGGACTGCTAAAAATCTCCATTATTACCATGTTGATATGTTTTTGGATGTGATTGATAGGCAACTTCAAGAACTTGATCACATGTTTGATGAGGTAAACACAGAGTTACTTCTCTGTGTGGCATCATTCAATCCTGCTGACTCATTTGCTGCTTATGATGAGGACAGGTTGGTTAAGCTTGCTCACTTTTATCCCAAGGATTTCTCAAAGGCAGAATTGTTGCATCTTCCCTATCAACTTACAACCTTTGTCGCTGATATGCGTAGTAACAAAAGGTTTAGAGAAGTGAAAAATCTTGTCGAGGTTTCTGTTAAGCTTGTTGAAACAAAGAAGGACCAGGTTTATCAACTTGTTTACAAGCTGCTCAAATTGGTGCTGCTCCTGCCTGTTGCAACTGCAACTGTTGAGAGAAACATGTCTTCGGTCAAATATGTGGAGTATAAGGCAAGCAACAAAATGTCGGGGCAATGCATGAATGACTGCTTGGTTACATTTCTTGAGGGAGACTTCTTTTTGCAAGTTCAGGATGATGCCATCATATCTCGCTTCCAagctactccttccgttccataa